Proteins from one Bacillus alveayuensis genomic window:
- a CDS encoding putative ABC transport system ATP-binding protein (product_source=KO:K05833; cath_funfam=3.40.50.300; cog=COG1101; ko=KO:K05833; pfam=PF00005; smart=SM00382; superfamily=52540), which yields MNNLLQLKHIYKVFNEGSLDEKVALNGINLEVKKGDFITVIGSNGAGKSTLLNIIAGKLFPDDGEVLLDEKNMTNLPEYKRAKYIGRVFQNPLAGTAPSLTIEENLAIAYGRVHKRTLGRGVTSKRRQQFKEQLALLGLGLENRLNAKVGLLSGGERQALSLLMATFTKPKILLLDEHTAALDPARAEVILSLTKKFIHEYQLTTIMITHNMQQAIDLGNRLIMMNRGEIIFEASEETKKELTIPRLMKEFEKIQETVSDRVILG from the coding sequence GTGAACAACTTGCTTCAACTAAAGCACATTTATAAAGTTTTTAATGAAGGCTCATTAGATGAAAAAGTGGCTTTAAATGGAATAAACCTTGAGGTGAAGAAAGGCGATTTTATTACAGTTATTGGGAGCAATGGGGCTGGTAAGTCTACTTTGTTAAATATTATTGCAGGAAAATTATTTCCTGATGATGGTGAAGTTTTACTAGATGAAAAAAATATGACGAATTTACCAGAATATAAAAGAGCGAAGTATATCGGACGTGTATTTCAAAATCCGCTTGCTGGAACCGCTCCTTCTTTAACAATTGAAGAAAACTTAGCGATCGCTTATGGTCGAGTTCATAAACGGACATTAGGACGAGGGGTTACATCCAAACGTCGGCAACAATTTAAAGAACAGTTAGCTTTGCTCGGTTTAGGTCTTGAAAACCGTTTGAATGCCAAAGTAGGTTTACTATCAGGAGGGGAACGCCAGGCATTATCTTTATTAATGGCCACCTTTACAAAACCAAAGATTCTCCTTTTAGATGAGCATACCGCTGCTTTAGACCCTGCCCGTGCGGAAGTCATTCTCTCATTGACGAAAAAATTTATCCATGAATACCAATTAACGACGATTATGATTACCCACAATATGCAGCAAGCTATTGACTTAGGAAATCGTCTCATCATGATGAATCGTGGGGAAATCATTTTTGAAGCATCAGAGGAAACGAAAAAGGAACTCACCATCCCTCGCTTAATGAAGGAATTTGAAAAAATCCAGGAAACAGTATCAGACCGAGTGATACTTGGCTAA
- a CDS encoding transcriptional regulator with XRE-family HTH domain (product_source=COG1396; cath_funfam=1.10.260.40,2.60.120.10; cog=COG1396; pfam=PF01381,PF07883; smart=SM00530; superfamily=51182), with amino-acid sequence MNSVQRNIGRNLQKIRKSRNLSLDKTAELTGVSKAMLGQIERGESNPSVSTLWKIANGLHVSFSSLMKEEKTSVNIVSLKDISPVIDDDGKYLVFSLFPFEVEKQFEVFSVVLEANYTHDAEGHHEGVEEYVLVQKGELEIMIDEKTYHLSEGDAIQFQADKPHKYRNKTNEMVKFLIIIYYPE; translated from the coding sequence ATGAACTCAGTTCAGCGAAATATCGGGAGAAATTTACAAAAAATTCGCAAAAGCAGAAATTTAAGCCTTGACAAAACTGCTGAATTAACCGGAGTTAGTAAAGCGATGCTCGGTCAAATCGAGCGAGGCGAATCCAATCCTTCGGTTTCAACATTGTGGAAAATAGCGAACGGCTTGCACGTGTCTTTTTCTTCCTTAATGAAGGAGGAAAAAACATCTGTAAACATAGTATCATTAAAAGATATTTCCCCAGTAATAGACGATGATGGAAAATATCTCGTATTTTCTTTGTTCCCATTTGAGGTGGAAAAGCAATTCGAGGTGTTTTCTGTTGTCCTTGAAGCGAATTATACTCATGATGCTGAAGGACACCATGAAGGAGTCGAAGAATACGTTCTCGTTCAAAAAGGGGAATTAGAAATCATGATTGACGAAAAAACATATCATTTGTCAGAAGGTGATGCCATTCAATTTCAGGCAGATAAGCCGCACAAATATCGAAACAAAACAAATGAAATGGTTAAATTTTTGATCATTATTTATTATCCTGAATAA
- a CDS encoding 4-azaleucine resistance transporter AzlC (product_source=TIGR00346; cog=COG1296; pfam=PF03591; tigrfam=TIGR00346; transmembrane_helix_parts=Inside_1_12,TMhelix_13_35,Outside_36_61,TMhelix_62_84,Inside_85_134,TMhelix_135_157,Outside_158_160,TMhelix_161_183,Inside_184_189,TMhelix_190_209,Outside_210_212,TMhelix_213_230,Inside_231_241), with protein MISTTVAEKKSEFFSGLQAGLTIAIGYFPVAITFGLLAEQTGLTLWETLFMSMFVYAGAAQYISLSFIAAGVGAFEIVLTTFIVNIRHFLMSASLNEKVEKDSLWKKGIYSFGITDETFSVASVRQGTVTTSYMFGLAIISYLSWVINSGIGHAVGVNLPVVLQESMSIALYALFIGLLVPSLKKHRKVVALASFAAVVNSIFVLTNWLSSGWSIVAATISSAFIVEWIWTKWNFEVMKDE; from the coding sequence ATGATTTCTACAACGGTTGCCGAGAAGAAATCAGAATTTTTCAGTGGTTTACAGGCAGGACTTACAATTGCTATCGGTTATTTTCCTGTCGCCATCACATTCGGGTTATTAGCTGAACAAACAGGGTTAACATTATGGGAAACCTTATTTATGAGCATGTTTGTTTATGCTGGCGCAGCTCAATATATTTCATTAAGCTTTATTGCTGCAGGTGTAGGTGCTTTTGAGATCGTTTTAACGACATTTATTGTTAATATTCGCCACTTTTTAATGTCTGCTTCCTTAAATGAAAAGGTAGAAAAGGATTCATTATGGAAAAAAGGTATTTATAGCTTCGGGATTACGGATGAAACCTTTTCCGTTGCTTCTGTTCGGCAAGGAACCGTAACTACTTCTTATATGTTTGGTCTTGCAATCATTTCTTATTTAAGCTGGGTCATTAATTCTGGTATTGGTCATGCTGTCGGCGTTAACTTACCTGTCGTGCTTCAAGAAAGTATGTCTATTGCTTTATATGCTCTTTTTATCGGCTTGCTCGTTCCATCTTTGAAAAAACACCGCAAAGTAGTGGCTCTTGCTTCATTTGCGGCCGTTGTCAATTCGATATTCGTCTTAACAAATTGGCTTTCCTCCGGCTGGTCTATTGTTGCTGCAACAATATCTTCTGCTTTCATTGTTGAATGGATTTGGACGAAATGGAACTTTGAGGTGATGAAAGATGAGTAG
- a CDS encoding branched-subunit amino acid transport protein (product_source=COG4392; cog=COG4392; pfam=PF05437; superfamily=161093; transmembrane_helix_parts=Outside_1_4,TMhelix_5_27,Inside_28_39,TMhelix_40_59,Outside_60_73,TMhelix_74_96,Inside_97_101) gives MSREIFWMIVGMGLVTYVPRMLPLVVFQNINLPPFWQNVLKNVPFATLGALIVPAVFFIQEDMMFGVIGAATAFIAAYIGANVIVVVMSSIVVLCLYSIVF, from the coding sequence ATGAGTAGAGAAATATTTTGGATGATTGTTGGCATGGGGCTTGTCACCTATGTTCCACGAATGCTGCCCCTCGTTGTCTTTCAAAATATTAACTTACCGCCATTTTGGCAAAATGTCCTAAAAAATGTACCTTTTGCTACTTTAGGAGCGCTGATTGTACCAGCTGTTTTTTTTATTCAAGAAGATATGATGTTTGGCGTAATCGGTGCTGCCACAGCTTTTATTGCAGCATATATCGGAGCCAATGTCATTGTTGTGGTTATGTCATCGATTGTTGTGTTATGTTTATACAGTATTGTGTTTTAA
- a CDS encoding Zn-dependent protease with chaperone function (product_source=COG0501; cath_funfam=3.30.2010.10; cog=COG0501; pfam=PF01435,PF16491; superfamily=55486,81338; transmembrane_helix_parts=Inside_1_4,TMhelix_5_27,Outside_28_62,TMhelix_63_85,Inside_86_97,TMhelix_98_120,Outside_121_146,TMhelix_147_169,Inside_170_175,TMhelix_176_198,Outside_199_286,TMhelix_287_309,Inside_310_329,TMhelix_330_352,Outside_353_415), giving the protein MRKRLTTAVIVYFIYGVFIYLYLYFLTDNTIPSNYEGTAVDPKTFMNARELMLSEEYSKIKNLLFFIGIPLEWFIFFLVLTIGLSKKFQQWAQSASKLPVVQMALYFFWLSLLVTILTWPFDWLSYKISSDYQITTQPFNGWIRDQVMDFFINYVLMLIIVAVIYSLMRKFEKRWWFFAWLLSIPFTLFLMFLQPVVIDPLYNDFYPLKDKILEEKILDLAEQANIPADHVYEVDMSKKTNALNAYVTGIGPNSRIVLWDTTLTKLEEDEILFIMAHEMGHYVMKHIYVGIFGYVLLSFVGLYLIHRFMNIIVQRWGNELKVTNVRDLSSLPLFLMLLGMLSFAASPLTNTVSRVQEKKADLYAIELTENEEAAVETFQDLAKYGLSEVNPPSLVKFFRYDHPTLLERMLYLKEE; this is encoded by the coding sequence ATGAGAAAGAGGCTCACCACTGCCGTTATTGTATATTTTATATACGGTGTATTTATTTACTTGTACTTATATTTTTTAACCGATAATACCATTCCTTCTAATTATGAAGGGACTGCAGTAGATCCGAAAACGTTCATGAATGCGCGCGAGCTTATGCTTTCAGAAGAATATTCCAAAATTAAAAATTTATTATTTTTTATTGGAATCCCACTCGAATGGTTTATTTTTTTTCTTGTTTTGACGATAGGGCTATCGAAAAAATTTCAACAATGGGCACAATCTGCATCAAAACTTCCAGTTGTGCAAATGGCACTTTATTTTTTCTGGTTATCCCTTCTCGTAACGATTTTAACATGGCCGTTCGATTGGTTAAGCTATAAAATATCATCAGATTATCAAATTACAACCCAACCTTTCAATGGCTGGATCCGTGATCAAGTGATGGATTTTTTTATTAATTATGTGTTAATGCTTATCATTGTTGCCGTCATTTACAGTTTAATGCGCAAGTTTGAAAAGCGGTGGTGGTTTTTTGCCTGGCTATTATCCATCCCGTTTACACTTTTTTTAATGTTCCTGCAGCCGGTTGTGATTGATCCGCTTTATAACGATTTTTACCCGCTCAAAGACAAAATATTAGAAGAGAAAATTTTGGATTTAGCTGAGCAGGCTAATATTCCGGCCGATCATGTATATGAAGTCGATATGTCGAAAAAAACAAATGCCTTAAACGCATACGTGACAGGGATTGGGCCAAATTCACGAATTGTTTTATGGGATACGACATTAACGAAATTAGAAGAGGATGAAATTTTATTTATTATGGCACATGAAATGGGCCACTATGTGATGAAGCATATTTATGTGGGGATTTTCGGATATGTATTACTATCCTTCGTCGGGCTTTATCTAATCCATCGCTTTATGAACATCATTGTTCAAAGATGGGGCAATGAGTTAAAAGTTACAAATGTTCGCGATCTATCATCATTGCCTTTATTTCTCATGCTTTTAGGAATGCTTTCGTTTGCAGCAAGCCCGTTAACGAATACTGTTTCACGTGTTCAAGAAAAGAAGGCAGATCTTTATGCCATCGAACTGACGGAAAATGAAGAAGCGGCAGTTGAAACATTTCAAGATTTAGCAAAATATGGACTAAGTGAAGTGAATCCTCCGTCACTCGTGAAATTTTTCCGCTATGACCATCCAACGTTATTGGAGAGAATGCTGTATCTCAAAGAGGAATAA
- a CDS encoding gamma-glutamyltranspeptidase/glutathione hydrolase (product_source=KO:K00681; cog=COG0405; ko=KO:K00681; pfam=PF01019; superfamily=56235; tigrfam=TIGR00066), giving the protein MDYLYYPYPSQRMTTFANKGMVATSQPLAAQAGLDILKKGGNAVDAAIATAACLTVVEPTSNGIGGDAFALVWIKGELYGLNGSGPAPIHISIEAIKERGYEQIPSHGLIPVTVPGAPSAWAELSKRFGKLPLTEVLKPAIEYAQNGYPISPILGKNWAAAFQRFQKCFIDEEFQGWFDTFAPKGRAPKIGEIWRSEGHAKTLQSIAQSNAESFYRGELAEKITSFFQKYHGFLSEEDLASYRAEWVTPISIHYRGYEIWEIPPNGQGLVALMALNIMKGFEVSPDRENVENFHRQIEAMKLAFTDGKAYITDPKEMTYSIDGLLSEEYASQRRNLIGKEAMNPKPGKPPKGGTVYLAAADHEGNMVSYIQSNYMGFGSGIVVPGTGISLQNRGHDFSLNPNDENALKPGKKTYHTVIPGFLTKGTEAVGPFGVMGAYMQPQGHMQVVMNLVDYHLNPQAALDAPRWQWIGGRKILVESHFPNHIAQALARRGHEIQIAFDNGVFGRGQIIIRDPETGVLAGGTEARTDGAIAAY; this is encoded by the coding sequence TTGGATTATTTATATTACCCATATCCATCGCAGCGTATGACAACATTTGCGAATAAAGGGATGGTGGCAACATCTCAGCCGCTTGCTGCACAAGCAGGCTTAGACATCCTAAAAAAAGGCGGCAATGCTGTTGATGCTGCTATTGCAACTGCTGCTTGCTTAACAGTGGTAGAACCAACCTCTAACGGAATTGGTGGGGACGCTTTTGCGTTAGTTTGGATAAAAGGGGAGCTATATGGATTAAATGGAAGTGGTCCAGCCCCTATACATATATCCATTGAAGCTATAAAAGAACGCGGCTATGAACAAATACCTTCACATGGATTAATTCCTGTAACTGTCCCTGGTGCACCGTCGGCGTGGGCTGAGCTTTCCAAACGGTTTGGAAAATTGCCGTTAACAGAAGTGTTAAAGCCAGCTATTGAATATGCCCAAAATGGATATCCGATCTCACCGATTCTCGGGAAAAACTGGGCTGCTGCTTTTCAACGTTTTCAAAAATGTTTCATAGATGAGGAGTTTCAAGGATGGTTTGATACGTTTGCACCAAAGGGGCGTGCGCCAAAAATAGGGGAAATATGGCGTTCAGAAGGGCATGCTAAAACACTTCAATCGATTGCACAATCTAATGCGGAAAGCTTTTATCGCGGGGAATTAGCCGAAAAAATCACTTCTTTCTTTCAAAAATATCACGGGTTTTTATCTGAAGAGGATTTAGCTTCCTATCGAGCAGAATGGGTCACACCTATTTCGATTCATTATCGCGGTTATGAAATATGGGAAATCCCTCCAAATGGTCAAGGATTGGTTGCATTAATGGCCCTTAATATTATGAAAGGGTTTGAAGTTTCCCCAGATCGGGAGAATGTTGAAAATTTTCACCGCCAAATTGAAGCGATGAAGCTTGCTTTTACGGATGGTAAAGCATATATTACGGATCCAAAAGAGATGACGTATTCAATTGATGGATTATTATCAGAAGAATATGCATCTCAGCGTCGAAATCTCATTGGAAAGGAAGCGATGAACCCTAAACCGGGTAAACCTCCAAAAGGCGGAACTGTTTATCTTGCAGCAGCCGATCATGAAGGGAACATGGTTTCTTATATACAAAGCAATTATATGGGATTTGGATCTGGAATTGTCGTACCTGGAACGGGGATCTCCTTACAAAATCGAGGCCACGATTTTTCCCTAAACCCAAACGATGAAAATGCTTTAAAGCCCGGTAAGAAAACGTATCATACGGTTATTCCTGGATTTTTAACAAAAGGAACAGAAGCGGTTGGTCCTTTCGGGGTGATGGGAGCCTATATGCAGCCACAAGGGCATATGCAGGTAGTGATGAATCTAGTAGACTATCATTTAAACCCTCAAGCGGCTCTTGACGCTCCGAGGTGGCAATGGATAGGTGGAAGAAAAATCCTTGTTGAAAGTCATTTTCCAAATCATATTGCCCAAGCACTCGCACGCCGAGGGCATGAAATTCAAATCGCCTTTGATAATGGTGTTTTTGGCAGAGGACAAATCATTATTCGAGACCCCGAAACAGGTGTATTGGCAGGGGGAACGGAAGCGCGAACAGATGGTGCCATTGCGGCATATTAA
- a CDS encoding isocitrate lyase (product_source=KO:K01637; cath_funfam=3.20.20.60; cog=COG2224; ko=KO:K01637; pfam=PF00463; superfamily=51621): protein MTMDERVKKLQESWEMEERWKGITRPYTAEDVIKLRGSIDIEYTLAKRGAEKFWNLLQTEDYINALGALTGNQAVQQVKAGLKAIYLSGWQVAADANLAGQMYPDQSLYPANSVPHVVKRINQALQRADQIHHLEGNHDIDFFVPIVADAEAGFGGQLNVFELMKGMIESGAAAVHFEDQLSSEKKCGHLGGKVLLPTQTAIRNLIAARLAADVMGVPTVIIARTDADAADLITSDIDDRDKPFITGERTPEGFFRTRAGLDQAIARGLAYAPYADLIWCETSEPNIEQARKFAEAIHEKYPGKLLAYNCSPSFNWKKKLDDKTIANFQKEIAKFGYKFQFVTLAGFHALNYSMFELARKYKDEGMAAYSELQQAEFASEQYGYTATRHQREVGTGYFDEVAQVVSGGTSSTTALDRSTEAEQFTNV, encoded by the coding sequence ATGACAATGGATGAAAGAGTGAAAAAACTACAAGAAAGCTGGGAGATGGAAGAACGATGGAAAGGAATCACACGTCCATATACAGCTGAAGATGTGATTAAATTAAGGGGTTCCATTGATATTGAGTATACACTTGCTAAACGTGGTGCTGAGAAATTCTGGAATTTATTGCAAACAGAAGATTATATTAATGCTCTTGGAGCGCTTACAGGTAACCAAGCCGTTCAGCAAGTAAAAGCTGGATTAAAAGCCATTTATTTAAGCGGATGGCAAGTAGCGGCAGATGCGAACCTTGCAGGACAGATGTATCCGGATCAAAGCTTGTATCCAGCCAACAGCGTTCCTCATGTTGTAAAGAGAATTAATCAAGCCTTGCAGCGTGCAGATCAAATTCATCATTTAGAAGGCAACCATGATATTGACTTTTTCGTTCCGATTGTTGCTGATGCAGAGGCAGGATTTGGCGGTCAATTAAATGTTTTTGAGCTTATGAAAGGGATGATTGAATCCGGAGCTGCTGCCGTTCACTTTGAGGATCAATTATCTTCTGAGAAAAAATGTGGTCATTTAGGAGGAAAAGTACTTCTTCCAACACAAACAGCAATACGCAATTTGATTGCTGCTCGTCTAGCTGCTGATGTGATGGGAGTTCCGACGGTGATTATTGCACGTACTGATGCAGATGCAGCTGACTTAATTACAAGTGATATCGACGATCGGGATAAGCCGTTTATTACAGGAGAACGCACACCAGAAGGATTTTTCCGGACTCGTGCAGGTCTTGACCAAGCGATTGCTCGTGGCCTTGCTTATGCACCTTATGCCGATCTCATCTGGTGTGAAACATCTGAACCAAATATTGAGCAAGCTCGTAAATTTGCCGAAGCGATTCATGAAAAATATCCTGGTAAATTACTAGCTTACAACTGCTCGCCATCATTTAACTGGAAGAAAAAGCTTGATGACAAAACAATCGCTAACTTCCAAAAAGAAATCGCTAAATTCGGTTATAAATTCCAATTTGTTACACTTGCTGGTTTCCATGCATTAAACTACAGCATGTTTGAGCTTGCAAGAAAATATAAAGATGAAGGCATGGCCGCATACTCAGAGCTTCAACAAGCAGAATTTGCTAGTGAACAATACGGTTACACAGCGACTCGACATCAACGTGAAGTTGGTACGGGCTATTTCGATGAAGTTGCGCAAGTCGTAAGTGGTGGAACATCCTCAACAACCGCTCTTGATCGTTCCACTGAAGCCGAACAGTTTACAAATGTATAA
- a CDS encoding uncharacterized protein YpiB (UPF0302 family) (product_source=COG5582; cath_funfam=2.40.30.10; cog=COG5582; pfam=PF08858; smart=SM00914; superfamily=82784): MKERKSYTEIMKARSAKVNAENFMMDVYIQMVLDEAVFNYKKLKLEEKINEALDRYDKESFQKLSEEYVQLLKYA, encoded by the coding sequence ATGAAGGAGCGCAAGTCGTATACTGAGATAATGAAGGCAAGGTCAGCAAAGGTAAATGCAGAGAATTTCATGATGGATGTATATATTCAGATGGTATTGGATGAAGCTGTATTTAATTACAAAAAACTTAAGCTTGAGGAAAAAATTAATGAAGCGCTGGATCGTTATGATAAAGAAAGTTTCCAAAAGCTTTCAGAAGAGTATGTCCAGTTATTAAAATATGCATAA
- a CDS encoding hypothetical protein (product_source=Hypo-rule applied) has translation MNEKRKSTDKRNRQDEITIADSNINEVTGDSINEHRTIETANQILQNSEEME, from the coding sequence ATGAACGAAAAACGTAAATCAACGGATAAACGAAACCGTCAAGATGAGATCACGATTGCTGATTCAAACATTAATGAAGTAACGGGTGACTCCATCAACGAACACCGCACAATTGAAACAGCTAATCAAATTTTACAAAACTCAGAAGAAATGGAATAA
- a CDS encoding competence protein ComK (product_source=KO:K02250; cog=COG4903; ko=KO:K02250; pfam=PF06338) — translation MIAKKDVKFLERYVVNGETMAILPFWQARNLYGKIIEIHKELFVKMKPAKIIDLSCRYYGSSLKGRKIGTKELVGVTHKPPIVIDPVNTIYFFPTASPTKPYCTWFSHAHISSFKKVEHDRTCIQFINEQTLTLDISHTSFGNQFYRTAQLRTVVSSRIEEEQRKMNMLLFPNGQKSFIYEQIIRDLNKGN, via the coding sequence ATGATAGCGAAAAAAGATGTTAAATTTCTTGAAAGATATGTTGTAAATGGGGAAACAATGGCCATTCTTCCATTTTGGCAAGCTAGAAACCTTTATGGTAAAATTATTGAAATTCATAAAGAGCTATTCGTGAAAATGAAGCCGGCCAAAATTATTGATCTAAGTTGTCGTTATTATGGTTCTAGTTTGAAAGGTCGAAAAATAGGAACGAAGGAGCTAGTTGGAGTAACGCACAAACCACCAATTGTTATTGATCCAGTAAATACGATTTATTTCTTTCCCACTGCTTCCCCCACAAAGCCTTACTGTACTTGGTTTTCCCATGCTCACATATCTAGTTTTAAAAAAGTAGAACATGATCGTACATGTATCCAATTTATAAATGAACAAACGCTAACGCTTGATATTTCACATACATCATTTGGTAATCAATTTTATCGGACCGCACAGCTTCGTACTGTCGTGTCCTCTCGAATTGAAGAAGAACAGCGAAAAATGAATATGCTCTTATTTCCAAATGGTCAAAAATCATTTATTTATGAACAAATTATAAGGGATTTGAACAAAGGAAACTAA
- a CDS encoding hypothetical protein (product_source=Hypo-rule applied; superfamily=46988), translating to MSRIPDTVRDLIEQAIYLPMTITVLNRDLTVVENSPFKLKQPYLHIIEEAIKLAQKDLALAKRELRKQNVKVLRLKRDEAFTLYGFYYKGYEEQHNYFNPRIRNKVAELIEYYLFKAEKD from the coding sequence ATGTCAAGAATACCGGACACCGTCCGCGATTTAATTGAGCAAGCTATTTACTTGCCCATGACCATTACGGTTTTAAATCGCGATTTAACCGTTGTGGAAAACAGTCCATTCAAGCTAAAACAGCCATATTTGCACATTATTGAAGAAGCAATCAAACTGGCACAAAAAGATCTCGCACTTGCTAAACGCGAACTGCGCAAGCAAAATGTAAAAGTGCTCCGCCTAAAACGCGACGAAGCCTTCACCCTTTACGGCTTTTACTACAAAGGATACGAAGAACAGCATAACTACTTCAACCCGAGAATACGCAACAAAGTGGCAGAGCTGATTGAATATTACTTATTTAAGGCGGAGAAGGATTAG
- a CDS encoding putative membrane protein YdjX (TVP38/TMEM64 family) (product_source=COG0398; cog=COG0398; pfam=PF09335; superfamily=54236,82861; transmembrane_helix_parts=Outside_1_27,TMhelix_28_50,Inside_51_56,TMhelix_57_79,Outside_80_108,TMhelix_109_131,Inside_132_137,TMhelix_138_160,Outside_161_169,TMhelix_170_187,Inside_188_206): MDVLNYLNSIELEDIEKLFAEYRALGPFVAILLPLAESFLPFLPLFIFVVANANSFGFWLGSILSWIGTASGSILVFLLVRKFGQERFFRFLSKHEKIRRMMNWVERHGFGPLFIMLCFPFTPSAAINVVAGLSRINIWQFVLAVLTGKIVMIFTISFIGHDLRELILQPFRTVIVFIMVVILWFVGKRIEAHLNVSFVQKSKNKF; the protein is encoded by the coding sequence ATGGATGTACTTAATTATTTGAACTCCATAGAACTAGAAGATATAGAAAAATTGTTTGCTGAATATCGGGCGCTAGGTCCTTTTGTTGCGATTCTTTTGCCTTTGGCTGAATCCTTTTTACCATTTTTGCCTTTATTTATATTTGTTGTAGCAAATGCGAATTCGTTTGGATTTTGGCTCGGATCTATCCTTTCTTGGATTGGAACGGCATCTGGCTCTATACTCGTATTTCTCCTTGTTCGCAAATTTGGACAAGAACGGTTTTTTCGTTTTTTGAGTAAACATGAGAAAATACGCCGGATGATGAATTGGGTTGAACGCCATGGCTTTGGGCCATTGTTTATTATGCTTTGTTTCCCGTTTACGCCGTCAGCGGCGATTAACGTTGTGGCAGGGTTATCAAGAATTAATATATGGCAGTTTGTTCTAGCTGTTTTAACTGGGAAAATCGTTATGATCTTTACCATTAGTTTTATCGGTCATGATTTGCGGGAATTAATTCTTCAGCCGTTCCGAACCGTCATTGTATTTATTATGGTCGTCATATTATGGTTTGTTGGAAAACGCATTGAAGCACATTTAAATGTCTCATTTGTTCAAAAAAGCAAAAATAAATTTTGA
- a CDS encoding signal peptidase I (product_source=KO:K03100; cath_funfam=2.10.109.10; cog=COG0681; ko=KO:K03100; pfam=PF00717; superfamily=51306; tigrfam=TIGR02227): MKKHHFIIIMMTIIFSTGLLKNMVFAEYQVEGDSMQPTLKKGQEFSVNKWSYSFRKIKRFDIVVFHLEKEEPVFVKRVIGLPGESIKYENDQLFVNGKKVEEPFLKKNKKNLFGSQLTGDFTLEEVTGKKKVPKGYIFVIGDNRLNSRDSRHFGFVKMNDVIGKVNQ, translated from the coding sequence TTGAAAAAGCACCATTTCATAATCATCATGATGACCATCATTTTCTCAACAGGACTATTGAAAAATATGGTTTTTGCGGAATATCAGGTGGAAGGGGATTCCATGCAGCCGACGTTAAAGAAAGGGCAGGAGTTTTCTGTTAACAAATGGAGCTATTCATTTAGAAAAATTAAACGCTTTGATATTGTGGTTTTTCATTTAGAAAAGGAAGAGCCGGTTTTTGTAAAACGTGTGATCGGTTTACCAGGTGAGAGCATAAAATATGAAAACGATCAGCTTTTTGTCAACGGAAAGAAAGTAGAAGAGCCGTTTTTGAAAAAAAATAAAAAAAATTTATTCGGCAGTCAGCTTACAGGAGACTTTACATTAGAAGAGGTTACAGGTAAAAAGAAAGTACCAAAAGGGTATATTTTCGTCATAGGTGATAACCGATTAAACAGCCGAGACAGCCGTCATTTCGGTTTCGTGAAAATGAATGATGTGATTGGAAAAGTGAATCAATAA